The following proteins are encoded in a genomic region of Haloarcula marina:
- the hisC gene encoding histidinol-phosphate transaminase has protein sequence MDTRDLSTHTVYRAGRGIEEVARELGLDPDEMVKLASNENMFGPSPMAVDAIRGAAERMHSYPKSSHADLVEELASLWETTPEQVWLSNGGDGALDCLARAMLEPGDEVLVPTPGFAYYAMSARYHHGEVNEFSISKSEDFAQTADTVLKDYDGERIVYLTSPHNPTGAEFTTEAVRTIAEETDEQTLVLVDEAYGEFTDSPSKRPLLDERDDVAILRTFSKAYGLAGVRLGYALVPEEWADAYARINTPFSASELACRAGLAALSDDDHVERSIETAAWAREYIYDELAADTWESAGNFVLAEVGDASAVATAAQEEGVIVRDCSSFGLPECIRITCGTEEDTRRAVSVLNEVIEVVEA, from the coding sequence ATGGACACACGGGACCTCTCTACGCATACGGTCTATCGCGCGGGTCGCGGTATCGAGGAAGTCGCCCGTGAACTCGGCCTCGACCCAGACGAGATGGTGAAACTCGCGTCGAACGAGAACATGTTCGGCCCGAGTCCGATGGCGGTCGACGCCATCCGCGGCGCCGCCGAACGGATGCACTCCTATCCGAAGTCGTCCCACGCCGACCTCGTCGAGGAACTCGCCTCGCTGTGGGAGACGACCCCGGAACAGGTGTGGTTGTCGAACGGCGGCGACGGCGCGCTGGACTGCCTCGCCAGGGCGATGCTCGAACCCGGCGACGAAGTCCTCGTTCCGACGCCCGGGTTCGCTTACTACGCGATGAGCGCCCGCTACCACCACGGCGAGGTGAACGAGTTCTCGATTTCGAAATCCGAGGACTTCGCGCAGACCGCTGACACCGTGTTGAAAGACTACGACGGCGAGCGAATCGTCTACCTCACCAGCCCGCACAATCCGACCGGCGCGGAGTTCACGACCGAAGCGGTCCGAACCATCGCCGAGGAAACCGACGAGCAGACGCTCGTCCTCGTCGACGAAGCCTACGGCGAGTTCACCGACTCGCCGAGCAAACGCCCCCTGCTGGACGAACGCGACGACGTGGCGATACTGCGGACCTTCTCGAAAGCGTACGGTCTCGCGGGCGTCCGCCTCGGGTACGCGCTGGTCCCCGAAGAGTGGGCCGACGCGTACGCCCGAATCAACACGCCGTTCTCGGCCAGCGAACTGGCCTGCCGGGCCGGACTCGCCGCGCTGTCCGACGACGACCACGTCGAACGCTCCATCGAGACGGCGGCGTGGGCGCGCGAGTACATCTACGACGAACTCGCCGCCGACACGTGGGAGAGCGCCGGGAACTTCGTCCTCGCGGAAGTCGGCGACGCCTCGGCCGTCGCCACGGCCGCCCAAGAGGAAGGCGTCATCGTCCGAGACTGCTCCTCGTTCGGTCTCCCGGAGTGCATCCGCATCACCTGCGGCACCGAGGAGGACACCCGACGGGCCGTCTCGGTCCTGAACGAAGTCATCGAGGTGGTCGAGGCGTGA
- a CDS encoding chemotaxis protein CheC produces the protein MPLLIDVRKLTLITELIQDGAEEVAGSLAALAGVDASVEIKSLSFVQPDDIAAEMGTGEIYSARVRLTEPPYGVFLMTFSTATAAEIAELMTGTEVDDGFTQLQESALQEMCNILTSGFIDGIANTLEATIDMGTPTVEQAETTAVTDAALSHVRRDSLTIVLDSLVDIKETDVAFSLRIFLVPDPGSFVHLIDQLDRDVESGKPTNADTADVEELDMSGDVQAFEDAFGED, from the coding sequence ATGCCGCTTCTCATCGACGTTCGGAAACTGACGCTCATCACCGAACTCATACAGGACGGCGCGGAGGAAGTCGCGGGGTCGCTGGCCGCTCTCGCGGGCGTCGACGCGTCGGTGGAGATAAAGAGCCTCTCCTTCGTCCAACCGGACGATATCGCCGCGGAGATGGGGACCGGGGAGATATACAGCGCGCGCGTCAGATTGACGGAACCGCCCTACGGCGTGTTCCTGATGACGTTCTCGACAGCGACGGCCGCCGAAATCGCGGAGTTGATGACCGGTACGGAAGTCGACGACGGATTCACCCAGTTGCAGGAGTCCGCCTTACAGGAGATGTGCAACATCCTCACCTCCGGGTTCATCGACGGCATCGCGAACACGCTGGAGGCGACCATCGACATGGGGACCCCGACGGTCGAACAGGCCGAGACGACGGCGGTGACCGACGCCGCGCTCTCGCACGTCCGCCGGGACTCGCTGACCATCGTCCTCGATTCGCTCGTCGACATCAAGGAGACGGACGTGGCGTTCTCCCTGCGAATCTTCCTCGTCCCGGACCCGGGATCGTTCGTCCACCTCATCGACCAACTCGACCGAGACGTGGAGAGCGGGAAGCCGACGAACGCCGACACCGCCGACGTGGAGGAATTGGACATGTCTGGCGACGTGCAGGCGTTCGAGGACGCCTTCGGTGAGGACTGA